ATTGATAAGGGAATTATTCGTTCGTCCGGCAATACCATTTTGGGTTCCGATGATAAAGCCGGAGTTGTTGCTATCATGGAGGCTTTGCGTGTTGTAACCGAAAAGGGTCTTCCTCATGGCGATATTCAGGTTGTCTTTACTGTATCGGAAGAGGCCGGGCTGGACGGTTCCAAGCACGTAGCGCAGTCAAAGCTTAAGGCCGATTTCGGCTACGCGCTTGATTCGAGTGGATCGCCGGGCGAGATTATTACTAAAGCGCCGGGTCAAAACCAGATCAATGTTGTGGTTCGTGGCAAAACAGCTCATGCCGGCGTGGCGCCGGAAGAAGGAATTAACGCTATCGTAGTGGCAGGCAAAGCCTTGGCTAAGATTAAACAAGGCCGTATTGATGAAGAGACAACGGCCAATATTGGTGTGATTAAAGGCGGGCAGGCTACCAATATCGTTCCGGATAAAGTAGAAATGGCCTGTGAGGCAAGAAGCCGGAATATGGATAAGCTGGCAGCACAGACTGAGCATATGAAAGTGGTATTTGAGGAAACGGCGAAGGAAAACGGCTGCCGGGCAGAGGTTGCCGTTGAAACCGCATATGGCTCCTTTGTACTGGAAGATAACAGCCCGGTAGTTGCTTTAGCAGTAAAAGCAGCCGAAAGCATTGGTCTGGAACCTGTTCTCAAAGCAACTGGCGGCGGTAGTGATGCCAACTATTTTAACAGTTATGGTATTCCTACAGCAGTACTTGGTGTGGGCATGTCCAAGGTCCATACTACAGAGGAGTATATAAAAGAGGTTGATTTGTATAAAGCCGGCGAATATGTTCTGGCAATTATAAAAGCTGCCGCTGAGCAGAATAAAACCCGCTAGAGACAAATACCGCGCCAGAGAAACTATACAGCAAGCTGTTATTTCTAGAGGCTAGAGCGTGTTTTCAGATTAACGGAATATGAACCGGAGAGCCTTGTCAGGGGATGTTTCGGATAGTTTGAAAACACGCTCTAAATAACGGTCTGCCCTGCTAGTTGTTTCAGCGTCATTTTAAGAGGAACGTGCATGGCGAAATTATTAATTCTTATTAACTTAGCTTATTTTTTTCTTGGCATTAATGGTGTTATTGGTGGGGTTAATCTTTTGGAGATTGCCGGGACTTTTAAAGTAGAGCCGTATGTGATTGGCTACTTAGCTACTTTTATGTCTGTAGGCAGTACGGCAGCTGTATTTTTTACGGGTTTCTTTGCCAGACGGCTGCAGGTTAATCAAGTCCTGATTGCGGCGCTTGTGCTATTGATTTTTTGCTACGTGGGTATTGCCTTGGGCGGTAGTTTATTT
This genomic window from Propionispora vibrioides contains:
- a CDS encoding M20/M25/M40 family metallo-hydrolase, which translates into the protein MIKCERMLSEFFELVKISCPSRDERKVADLLFSRLEKLGLKVEEDQAGKAIAGNTGNLIALLAGNVSGAPTVLFTAHLDCVEPCSGIEPVIDKGIIRSSGNTILGSDDKAGVVAIMEALRVVTEKGLPHGDIQVVFTVSEEAGLDGSKHVAQSKLKADFGYALDSSGSPGEIITKAPGQNQINVVVRGKTAHAGVAPEEGINAIVVAGKALAKIKQGRIDEETTANIGVIKGGQATNIVPDKVEMACEARSRNMDKLAAQTEHMKVVFEETAKENGCRAEVAVETAYGSFVLEDNSPVVALAVKAAESIGLEPVLKATGGGSDANYFNSYGIPTAVLGVGMSKVHTTEEYIKEVDLYKAGEYVLAIIKAAAEQNKTR